A region from the Deltaproteobacteria bacterium genome encodes:
- the aroQ gene encoding type II 3-dehydroquinate dehydratase, with protein sequence MNILVLHGPNLNLLGERQPEIYGTTTLLQLNELIEKRAIELGASVRIFQSNHEGALIDRLHEERRWMNALIINPGALTHYSYALRDAIAAVSTRAIEVHLSDITQREAWRRVSVIADVCEAQVMGLGPRGYIEALNRLTQKR encoded by the coding sequence ATGAACATCCTCGTGCTGCACGGCCCGAACCTGAACCTGCTCGGCGAGCGCCAGCCCGAGATCTACGGAACGACCACGCTGTTGCAGCTCAACGAGCTCATCGAGAAGCGCGCCATCGAGCTCGGCGCGAGCGTGCGCATCTTCCAGAGCAACCACGAGGGCGCGCTCATCGATCGGCTGCACGAGGAGCGCCGCTGGATGAACGCGCTCATCATCAATCCCGGCGCGCTCACGCACTACTCGTACGCGCTGCGCGACGCGATCGCCGCGGTGAGCACGCGCGCCATCGAAGTGCACCTCTCCGACATCACCCAGCGCGAGGCGTGGCGCCGCGTCAGCGTGATCGCCGATGTCTGCGAGGCGCAGGTGATGGGCTTGGGTCCGCGCGGCTACATCGAGGCGCTGAACCGACTGACACAGAAGCGTTAA
- the aroE gene encoding shikimate dehydrogenase, which translates to MKPQAARYAVIGDPVEHSLSPRLFGLLFEQLKLNANYRAERVPTDQLGAFLKRVRAGEFQGLSVTLPHKVTITSLLDGLEQQAVRIGAVNCVRVEGKKLFGHNTDLGGLVRTLHHHLGGHPTRKKVLILGAGGAARAAAVAMGSLSAAEIVIANRTLARAKSVAELVDHGQALPLDNDLRTACAKADVIINATSVGLLSRADPLPETCALRSHQVVLDLVYRPLETALMRRARESGCTVIDGLWVLVYQALFQLALWEGRDVEAVQAEALHAALAPEAR; encoded by the coding sequence GTGAAGCCACAGGCCGCGCGCTATGCCGTCATCGGCGATCCCGTGGAGCACTCGCTCTCGCCGCGGCTCTTTGGCCTGCTCTTCGAGCAGCTCAAGCTCAACGCCAACTACCGCGCCGAGCGCGTGCCGACGGATCAGCTGGGCGCGTTCTTGAAGCGCGTGCGCGCGGGCGAGTTCCAGGGCCTCTCGGTCACGCTGCCGCACAAGGTGACCATCACCAGCCTCTTGGACGGACTCGAGCAGCAAGCCGTGCGCATCGGCGCCGTGAACTGCGTGCGTGTCGAGGGGAAGAAGCTCTTCGGCCACAACACCGATCTCGGCGGCCTGGTGCGCACCCTGCACCACCACCTCGGCGGACATCCCACCCGCAAGAAGGTGCTCATCCTCGGTGCAGGCGGCGCCGCGCGGGCCGCAGCGGTGGCGATGGGCTCGCTGAGCGCGGCGGAGATCGTCATCGCGAATCGAACGCTCGCGCGCGCGAAGTCGGTCGCCGAGCTCGTCGACCACGGGCAGGCCCTGCCGCTCGACAACGATCTCCGCACCGCCTGCGCAAAGGCCGACGTGATCATCAACGCGACCAGCGTGGGCCTGCTGTCACGCGCGGACCCGCTGCCCGAGACGTGCGCGCTCCGGTCGCACCAGGTGGTGCTGGATCTCGTCTATCGCCCGCTGGAGACCGCGCTGATGCGGCGTGCGCGCGAGAGCGGCTGCACCGTCATCGACGGGCTCTGGGTGCTCGTGTACCAGGCGCTGTTCCAGCTCGCGCTCTGGGAAGGCCGCGACGTCGAGGCGGTGCAGGCCGAGGCGCTGCACGCCGCGCTGGCTCCGGAGGCGCGATGA
- the aroB gene encoding 3-dehydroquinate synthase, whose protein sequence is MAELRVRSGAGDYDVLVGPGVRAQLATRLAQRNFLVTDENVTRHWGDAFEALLKPVAKLVLPAGEASKSLATAERIWRWLANAKATRADTLVALGGGVVGDVAGFAASTFHRGVPLVHVPTTLLAQVDSSIGGKVAIDLPEGKNLVGAFHAPTLVIADTETLATLPERELWNGLAELVKTALIGDAPLFAELERELAATPERIAKAAQIKAEIVSRDEHDRGERMHLNFGHTFGHALEAATGYGPLLHGEAIVLGMRLATALSAQRGFADAKRVDALLARFKLPHLNASLDDVLAAMKLDKKGSRFILLESIGKARIVDDIDLGAIRELAEPLLESLR, encoded by the coding sequence ATGGCTGAGCTGCGTGTCCGCTCGGGCGCCGGCGACTACGACGTGCTCGTCGGGCCGGGCGTTCGCGCGCAGCTCGCGACGCGGCTCGCCCAGCGAAACTTCTTGGTTACAGACGAGAACGTCACGCGGCACTGGGGCGACGCGTTTGAAGCGCTGCTGAAGCCGGTCGCGAAGCTCGTGTTGCCCGCTGGTGAAGCGTCGAAATCGCTGGCGACGGCCGAGCGCATCTGGCGCTGGCTCGCGAACGCGAAGGCCACGCGCGCGGACACGCTGGTCGCACTCGGCGGCGGTGTGGTGGGCGATGTGGCTGGCTTCGCAGCGTCGACGTTTCATCGCGGCGTGCCGCTCGTGCACGTGCCCACCACGCTCCTCGCGCAGGTCGACTCGAGCATCGGCGGCAAGGTGGCGATCGATCTGCCCGAGGGCAAGAACCTGGTCGGCGCGTTTCATGCGCCGACGCTCGTCATCGCCGACACGGAAACGCTCGCGACGCTGCCCGAGCGCGAGCTGTGGAATGGGCTGGCAGAGCTGGTGAAGACCGCGCTCATCGGCGACGCGCCCCTCTTCGCCGAGCTCGAGCGCGAGCTCGCCGCGACGCCCGAGCGCATCGCGAAGGCCGCGCAGATCAAGGCCGAGATCGTCTCGCGCGACGAACACGATCGCGGCGAGCGGATGCACCTCAACTTCGGGCACACGTTCGGACACGCGCTCGAAGCGGCGACGGGTTACGGGCCGCTGTTGCACGGCGAAGCGATCGTCCTCGGCATGCGGCTCGCGACAGCGCTGTCGGCGCAGCGTGGGTTCGCCGATGCCAAGCGCGTGGATGCGTTGCTCGCGCGCTTCAAGCTGCCGCACCTGAATGCCTCGCTCGACGACGTCCTCGCCGCGATGAAGCTCGACAAGAAGGGCTCGCGGTTCATCCTGCTCGAGTCGATCGGCAAGGCGCGCATTGTGGATGACATCGATCTCGGCGCGATTCGCGAGCTCGCCGAGCCGCTCCTGGAGTCGCTGCGATGA
- a CDS encoding FHA domain-containing protein, whose protein sequence is MPDNKTMLRVVRFDGGPETMVPFVRDQMTLGSKADIMPPDDPFLAPVQARFTISSGKLTVDDVGSGNGVFIRLKVQADRDLVPGNELRVGRQRLLIEALPAAQPGVWGSKDPGYKARLVQIYEGGRRGDVFPIKDGEVALGRELGDIVFPGDGFVSGRHATFLFKNGRLSVKDLGSSNGTFFRLMQPTVVEHGDQLLIGRHLVKVEKQA, encoded by the coding sequence ATGCCTGACAACAAGACCATGTTGCGCGTCGTTCGCTTCGACGGCGGGCCGGAGACCATGGTCCCGTTCGTGCGCGACCAGATGACGCTCGGCTCCAAGGCGGACATCATGCCGCCCGACGATCCCTTCCTCGCGCCGGTGCAGGCCCGCTTCACCATCAGCAGCGGCAAGCTCACCGTCGATGACGTGGGCTCGGGCAACGGCGTCTTCATTCGCCTCAAGGTGCAGGCCGACCGCGACCTGGTGCCGGGCAACGAGCTCCGCGTGGGCCGCCAGCGCTTGCTCATCGAGGCGCTCCCGGCCGCGCAGCCGGGCGTCTGGGGCAGCAAGGACCCGGGCTACAAGGCGCGCCTGGTGCAGATCTACGAGGGCGGCCGCCGCGGCGACGTGTTCCCCATCAAGGACGGCGAGGTGGCCCTCGGCCGCGAGCTCGGCGACATCGTCTTCCCCGGCGACGGCTTCGTCTCCGGGCGCCACGCCACGTTTCTCTTCAAGAACGGCCGGCTCTCGGTGAAGGACCTCGGCTCCAGCAACGGCACGTTCTTCCGGCTCATGCAGCCGACGGTCGTGGAGCACGGCGATCAGCTCTTGATTGGCCGCCACCTGGTCAAGGTCGAGAAGCAGGCTTAA
- the aroC gene encoding chorismate synthase: protein MSRVRWLTAGESHGPALTAIVEGLPAGLWLTAEDIDRELARRQHGHGRGGRMKIERDQVELLGGIRFGKTLGSPISMLIRNRDFASWTERMQAAPGGPDAKPVHVPRPGHADLAGGLKYGHTGDLRNVLERASARETAARVAAGAVAKALLRELGIRIGSWVRQIGTAKATSASEVQPELFRRDAEAVARLADASPVRALDDLSSAKLVEAIDAARAKRDTVGGIIEVAATGMPVGLGAHVQHDRKLDGRIAQAMLSIPAMKAVELGDGWSAAGRYGSEVHDAIHLRSGRLVRESNRAGGLEGGMTNGEPLVVRVAMKPIATVPEALPSVNVQSLEATHAHVERSDTCAVPAAGVVAEAMLALVLADAVLEALGGDSMDSLRAPFARLRLATCADIGHRFLIGPMGAGKTSVGLLLARQLGLPFVDLDARIEAEAGTSIATLFARDGEAAFREREARELAKVAREKPAVVALGGGAALTEDAWLTLRESGATLHLHAPAHELLKRIGDPSARPMLAGGDPLARLNALAAERERWYARADLHLDTTGLSPELAAGAAVGLFRSIEGPLVKRHG, encoded by the coding sequence ATGAGCCGCGTGCGCTGGCTCACCGCAGGAGAGAGCCATGGGCCCGCGCTCACGGCCATCGTCGAGGGACTGCCCGCGGGCTTGTGGCTGACCGCGGAGGACATCGATCGCGAGCTCGCGCGCCGCCAGCACGGCCACGGCCGCGGCGGGCGCATGAAGATCGAGCGCGATCAGGTCGAGCTGCTGGGCGGCATCCGGTTTGGGAAGACGCTGGGCTCGCCGATTTCGATGCTCATTCGCAACCGCGACTTCGCGAGCTGGACCGAGCGCATGCAGGCCGCGCCGGGCGGGCCGGACGCGAAGCCCGTGCACGTGCCGCGACCGGGGCACGCGGATCTCGCGGGCGGCTTGAAGTACGGCCACACGGGCGATCTGCGAAATGTCCTCGAGCGCGCGAGCGCCCGCGAGACGGCCGCGCGCGTGGCTGCAGGCGCAGTCGCCAAGGCGCTCCTGCGCGAGCTCGGAATCCGCATCGGCAGCTGGGTGCGCCAAATTGGAACAGCGAAGGCCACGAGCGCGTCCGAGGTTCAGCCCGAGCTCTTCCGCCGCGACGCCGAGGCGGTCGCACGTCTGGCCGACGCGAGCCCGGTGCGCGCGCTCGACGACCTCTCGTCCGCGAAGCTCGTGGAAGCCATCGACGCCGCGCGCGCCAAGCGCGACACCGTGGGCGGCATCATCGAAGTCGCGGCGACGGGAATGCCGGTCGGGCTCGGTGCGCACGTGCAGCACGATCGCAAGCTCGACGGCCGGATCGCGCAGGCCATGCTCAGCATCCCCGCGATGAAGGCCGTGGAGCTCGGCGACGGCTGGTCGGCCGCGGGTCGCTACGGCAGCGAGGTGCACGACGCGATTCATCTGCGCAGCGGTCGGCTCGTGCGCGAGAGCAACCGCGCGGGCGGGCTCGAGGGCGGGATGACGAATGGCGAGCCGCTCGTGGTCCGCGTGGCCATGAAGCCCATCGCCACTGTGCCCGAGGCGCTGCCGTCGGTGAACGTTCAATCGCTCGAGGCCACGCACGCGCACGTGGAGCGCTCGGACACCTGCGCGGTTCCTGCAGCGGGCGTGGTGGCCGAGGCGATGCTCGCGTTGGTGCTCGCGGATGCGGTGCTCGAGGCGCTCGGCGGCGACTCCATGGATTCGCTGCGTGCGCCGTTCGCGAGGCTGCGATTGGCGACGTGCGCGGATATCGGCCACCGCTTCCTCATCGGGCCGATGGGCGCGGGAAAGACGTCTGTCGGTTTGCTCCTCGCGAGGCAGCTTGGCCTGCCCTTCGTCGATCTCGACGCGCGCATCGAAGCCGAAGCGGGCACGTCGATCGCCACGTTGTTCGCGCGGGATGGCGAGGCTGCGTTCCGTGAGCGCGAGGCGAGGGAGCTCGCCAAGGTCGCGCGCGAGAAGCCGGCGGTCGTCGCGCTGGGTGGCGGCGCGGCGCTCACCGAGGACGCATGGCTCACGCTGCGTGAGTCGGGCGCGACGCTGCACCTGCACGCGCCTGCGCACGAACTGCTGAAGCGCATCGGCGATCCGTCTGCGCGGCCGATGCTCGCGGGCGGCGATCCGCTCGCGCGCCTCAACGCTCTCGCGGCTGAGCGCGAGCGCTGGTACGCGCGCGCGGATCTGCACCTCGATACGACCGGGCTCTCGCCCGAGCTCGCGGCCGGTGCAGCAGTTGGGCTCTTCCGTTCAATCGAAGGGCCGCTGGTGAAGCGCCATGGCTGA
- a CDS encoding galactose mutarotase, with product MFSVSDRTGAMPRVVLEDSTTGSRAEVAPSRGAICTSLFTRGREWLYLDEATLLDAKANVRGGIPVLFPGPGKLANDAWARAGKRGSMKQHGFGRNRVWRETSRGNGSAAELTLELRDDADTLAQFPWPFRSTLRFSLRASTLRIDIAVQNSGSEPLPFGYGFHPYFAVPQAEKGRARVPTKATRVWDNVQKKELPYSGIDFTAGEVDLHLRDHGTSAARLELPAGTIALAGSPEFTRWVVWSLPGKDFICLEPWTSPGDALNTGDGLLELAPGQARELWLEISAT from the coding sequence ATGTTTAGCGTCAGCGACCGCACGGGCGCCATGCCGCGCGTGGTGCTCGAAGATTCCACGACAGGGAGCCGCGCCGAGGTTGCGCCGTCGCGCGGGGCGATCTGCACCTCGCTCTTCACGCGTGGGCGCGAGTGGCTCTACCTCGACGAAGCCACGCTCCTCGACGCGAAGGCCAACGTGCGCGGCGGAATCCCGGTGCTCTTTCCCGGTCCGGGCAAGCTCGCGAACGATGCGTGGGCGCGCGCGGGCAAGCGGGGCTCGATGAAGCAGCACGGCTTCGGGCGCAATCGGGTGTGGCGCGAGACGTCGCGCGGCAATGGGAGCGCCGCAGAGCTGACGCTCGAGCTGCGCGACGACGCCGACACGCTCGCTCAGTTTCCGTGGCCGTTCCGGAGCACGCTGCGCTTCTCGCTGCGCGCGTCGACGCTGCGCATCGACATCGCCGTGCAGAACAGCGGCTCGGAGCCGCTGCCGTTCGGCTACGGGTTCCATCCGTACTTCGCCGTGCCCCAGGCCGAAAAGGGACGCGCGCGCGTGCCCACGAAGGCCACGCGTGTCTGGGACAACGTGCAGAAGAAGGAGCTGCCCTACTCAGGCATCGACTTCACTGCGGGTGAAGTCGACCTGCACCTGCGCGACCACGGAACGAGCGCCGCGAGGCTGGAGCTGCCCGCGGGCACCATCGCGCTCGCGGGCTCGCCCGAGTTCACGCGCTGGGTCGTCTGGAGCTTGCCCGGCAAGGACTTCATCTGCCTCGAGCCCTGGACGAGCCCCGGCGACGCCCTGAACACGGGCGACGGCCTGCTGGAGCTCGCGCCCGGACAGGCGCGCGAGCTCTGGCTGGAGATCTCGGCGACCTAG